TTTTAGTATAAACATTACATATGTTTATCATTATGCTAGGAAAGTCTATAATGTTAGAAAAGTGGTCCGTTTATAGTGGGATAATGTTCAGACCCGAATAAATGGGTAGTAAGaaaagggggaaaaaaaagaaaaaaatcgaAAAGCATGGAATGGATCATGTATAGTTGCTGTTAAatgggagaaaaaaacgtTTTGTTTATCTTGAAAGAAATTTTAAGTATTAGTGTATTAAATGtaattgaaatatttggtattttgtATTGGaatttggtgttttctgttttttttaggtttgattttttgtttcttgttttttttttttgttcgTTATTTTGGGTTTATCCGTTTTGAAGTTCGTCCTTGTAATGTGCATATCTATAAgtgctttttttttctctgtgTTATCCTGGTTTAGTTTTCGTCGGTCTCTGTGTGTACCCTTCATTAGATTAGTAATACTCTTCATGCGAAATGCCTGTTTCTACTGGTCATTCCGTTCATCGTGTTCATACTGTTTTTGATGGCCTTTAAATTGTTCAAGGCTGCAACGGAGGCAGAACTGGTGGAAGAGCCGGCATGCATGTTTTGCTTGGAGTTCGTCTCAACGCCCCCATGGTTGGAGTTGATGGTGGCAGCTGCTGCTAGTATCTTGAAGATGGACTCGGAATCAATGCTTGAATTTGTCTGACCCATTTTCACTGACATTGGACCTGGTGTACCCGGTGCACTACCTTGTTGGCTCTGTATTGATCTTAAAGTTTGAAGGTTTCTTAGTTGGTTATGCAAGtgtgcttgtgcttgtgcttgtACCTGTGCTTGTGCTAGTGCCTGTGCTTGAGATTGTATTTGTActtgctgctgctgctgttggCTTTGATAGCCATTCGATAGAAAGGCGCTGTAACTATTTGCTGAAGTATTGTTCAAACAGGgacaaaattcaaagtCTTGCTCCACACTGAATGATTTGACTTGATCAAGATACGCCCTTGACATCCTAGCCTTTTGTAAAGCTAACTGGTTATTCTGCGTCTCCATGGTGTTCATTTGCATATATGTAATGACTTCCACGTCTGTAGGCCTTTAAAAAGATTAAATGGCAGTATTGAACTTCCATATATATCAAGGTGATGATGCCCCACGTTGAAggagaaactgaaaaaaaaaatcacaacTCGACAAATCAATTGACTAGCTTgagctttttttttttcaggcTCCTTTGGCCTGTTTGGGcaagtttctcaaaatcCACATCAATTCTCCaaagaatttcaaactcCATGTTAACGTCGATAATTACCAGAGATCTGTTATGATATAAGGCACATATGTTTGCATTTGTCTTGATCCTCTCAAAAGACAATGATTGTTAGAAGAACACTCCATACATCCGTAGCCCGGTTGGGTTTTAACCTACGCAATTTACGAAAGGGAAAAGAGTCCGAGGCTGAGAAGACACACCTCCAACATGAGCATCATGATCATGAGCACTCACATCACAAACACTCGCCGCTACTAATTCAACCAAATTATCCAGTGCGTACGAGATTTGCGCCCTCTCCAACAGGGTACCTGCACCTTGGGTCTCTTAGAACTGCATTATACAATTACCTCCTAGCCAAATCCACTGGTGGTCAGTTTCTTCTGCGATTAGAAGACACCGACCAGAATCGACTAATCCAAGGTGCTGAGCAAAACATATATGACACCTTGCAGTGGCTAAATATGTGCATAGATGAAGGACCAACTCATCCAGGTCCCCATTCTCCTTATAGACAGAGCGAGCGTTCTCATATTTATGAGAAGTACTCCAACGAGTTGTTGTCTAAAGGGCTGGCTTACCGTTGTTTCTGTTCGAAGGAAAGACTCGATGGCCTGAGAGACTCGGCTAGACTATTGAAACCGCCAACAACAGTTTCTTACGACAGACATTGCTTCAATGAGATTTCACGtgaagaaagtgatgaaCGGGCACAAAACGGCGAGCCTTTCACCGTTAGATTCAAAGCACCAGAGACATACCCAGAGTTCACAGATTTATTGCATGGAACAATCAATCTGCAACCGCAAATTAATCCCATTGATAGGAGGTTTGAAGATCCTGTTCTCATGAAAAGTGATGGTTTACCGACATATCATTTTGCCAATGTCGTTGACGATCATTTGATGGAAATCACACATGTCATTAGAGGCGAAGAATGGGTTGCTTCCACACCTAAGCACATAGCCTTATACGACGCATTTGGTTGGGATAAACCTAACTTTATCCATATTCCCCTTTTAACAACTGTAGAAGGTAAAAAACTATCGAAAAGATCTGGAGATATAGATATCATGTCtctgaaaaagaaaggttATTTACCCGAATCATTGGTCAACTTCAGTGTTTTGTTTGGCTGGAAtccaaagagaaaattggGTGAGAAAACAAGTGAAATCCATTCTTTGAGTGagttggaaaaaatatggtCGTTGAGTGGCTTGACTAAAGGTAGTGCAAAAGTTGATTGGAAAAAACTTGACTATTTCAACAAACACTACTTGACTGAGAAATTAAAGGATGCCAAGTTTTTCCAATCCTCAGTTATTGAATGCCATACGAGGATATGCCGCACATTGAATCTAACAGATCTTGACATCGAAAACGTTGGTAAGGTATTAAAGATGACATACCCAAGTTTAATCACCttgaatgattttgattcttcaaaattccATTACTTTTTTATTAAACCAAGATATAAAAGGGAGGAAGTTCAAAAgattctgaaaataaatgaTGAAACTTTACTCAAAATATCTAATGAACTTGTCAAGCGTTCAAATGACTTGACACACTTGAATTTTAATCAGGTAATTAAAGAGATCCTGGAAGAGCTGCcgatgttgaagaagaaaatactGTTTCAGGCTCTGAGGTATGCATTGAGTGGACCAGAATCAGGTATCAATTTGCCAATCATCTTAGAACTCCTTGGTCCGGAAGAAGTCCAAGCAAGGCTCGATGcattcaatgatttcctTCATTAATCTATTAATTATAACTGTACATAAAACACAAGTACTTATATAGACACACCcacaaatacaaacactTGTACATTCCTTATTCTAAGTTCTGCAGATAGTTTGGATCATTCGTCATTTTAGTCTTGAACTTATCCCACCAATCGTTGAACTTACTAATATTAACATAGTTTCTAGCATCTGTAAATGAGGACAAGTAATTATAAGCATTTCCAATGATCTTATTGCTGATCGTTAAGATTTCAGATTGCTGCAAAGGCATCATCGAAGAAGCTGGTGCCTTTAGTAATGGGGTTccattgttgttatttgtAGCCTCTCTTGTGACTTTCAAACAATCCAACTGTTGTGCGGCTGTTTGATTTGGTTCTATGCTGATTCCAATTACTATCGTAACAGTCTCACGTTCTTCTAACTCCGATATTCCTGAATCCATATCGATATCGCCCTCATCTTGTATATTGTAAACAGAGGCTATCTCTATATTTCCTGGATTTATCTTAAAAATTGCACTTTGTTTGGTTGCATTAAGAAACCCAAGTAATTTAAAGTCATTGTTCATCACTTGGGACCCAACACTACCACTATCATTGGTAATTTCATTCTGTACACCACCTTCAGGAATTACCTGATAATATATGAGCGCAGTGTACTCGGGATTGAATTGAACATTGGGCAACATAAAAATCGAGAGATGATACAGTTGTTTGAAGGGAACACCCTTAAATTCGATCAACTGTTTTTGTGGAGATATTGGTTGGGATATTGCAACTGGTCTATTGGATACCGTGGATGcaaacatttcaaaaatttagCTGTCACTTCTCACTGTAAGGTTTAAACGTAACTCTAGGAATTCTTCATTCTCCATGCTGTTAGGTGGAAAATAGAAGGTAGGACTGGAAGTAGCTCTATCTACATCTTTaggataaaaaaaaacagacGGGGGCTCAGCGTTTTCTCGAAGCTTCTGCGAGTTTTTTTTAAGGATTCCTCAATGCTTAACTATACATTACATTACATTACAATACAAATCTGCTACATCTGAATCAGAGTTTTCTTGGAGGATGACGAACTCTTCCTAACACCAGAGCCACCAATTATCTTATCAGATGATACCACACGTGCATTTGGTTTTGTCACGTGGACCATAGACTTTCTCTGCTTGCCTATTTTCAGCGTTCCAGAATCAGCATAAACTCTAGAAGAACTTGGTGAAACAGGTGTCACTCCCGTTGCAGCTATAGTGGTAGTAGTCGTAGTTGTAGTCGTTTTCTTGTAAAACGGAGAGCTAGTGTTAGATCTAGCATCGCTCTCTTTGTCTTCTATCGCACTCTGATTACATGTCTgatttattgttgaagtGTAAGCATCTTCTTCGTCAGAGTTGGCATACGGCTGGACAGGATTATCCAAAGATCTATACTTCCTGGGTTGTCCTGGACTAGCATTTGGCACTGCCTTATGGACAATTTTCAATCCAGATGATACCTTTCTTCTACGGACAGGAGTTCTGATTAATTGGTCATTTTTAAAATTCATTTGATCGTCACTTGAATCTTCACTACCAGCATTTTCGTTCTCTGCTTCCCTCTTTTTGTATTCTTCATATGAAATTAACGGGAATAGTCCCccaataaaatcatcagGAATGGTATCTAACACCATAGTATGTCTCCAATCTCTGAATTCATTTTGGTGTAAATATAGCCAATGCTGTTGAGGTCCAACAACCATGCCGGGCCTAATCATTCTCATATAAGCAATACATTCACTTGCCGTAAACCCATGGGTGTAGATAAGATAAGCGCCTATCAAGCAACCGGTTCTACCCAACCCTGCCTTACAATGGACAGCAACTTTACCTCCTTTGTTAATCACTGTTTCACTAGCGCCAATAAACTTTTGCACAAAATCCATTGTTGGACATGtaccatcttcaaaaatCATATCTACATGTTGTATTCCCCTTTTGGTAAACTCCCGTTTATCATACAAGTGAGAATTTAAACGAACTACCAGTTGTACATTCTTTTCAAGGAACAACTCCAGGACACTTTTAAAAGCGGTATTCAATGGAGCCCCTGGTCGTGATTGCTTTGGAGATGCAAATGGAATAAAATCGTTGGCTAATATGTTCAAATCGCCTTGATCAACTCTCTCATACTGTTCGTACTCTTCTAAATCAAATGACCTCATGTCTAACAAATTTCTTTCCTTAGCCCTCCAAACTCCATATACTACATCTTGAATGGTAACCTCAAAATCTGCATGAGAATATCCAGCATCTCTAAACGGCATGAACGGAGGATCAATCTGTGCGATAGGCAGTAACACTTGATGAGGAGCCCAATTTTGAACCAACACCATATAACAACAAAGTATACATGCGGCATTGGTTCTTTGTCTGGAATCATTGGAAGAATAGAAACCCACACATttattcttgtttcttggCTCATTTAAAATCTTGTGTAGTGCAACTGCAAACCTATACAAGTGGCCAACATGTAATGGCCCAAAATCCaagttgaaattattgTATGGCAAGGATTCCTCAATAGTAAAATAAACAAATTCATCTGTATCTTCGGGCTTCTCATCACTGACAACCAGATAAATTTTCCctttgagaaattcaattgTTGGTACTTCACTCATTATAATACGGTTCTAGTTGAATTGTTGtgtttttaatttcttctatttttattttattttttgtcCTTTGATCAAACTAAATCTAGAAAAAATGAGATACAAAGTTGAAAGTGATTGACTAAGGAGATgacgagaaaaaaaaccgtAGCCAAAAATAGCTTGTTTAAGAGTCTCACAAGCAAAACGATCAACTCGATCTAAAGACAAAGAAGCAAAGCAACAGAATGGAAATTATTCAGCAATACAAAAAGATCCCTGTGATTAGACtgaattttgaaattcatttTCCGGCttgtttatgttttccTCCATTAGGCAATGCTATTGGGTAAATGCGAAAATGCCCAAAcaggaaaaaataatcacACGGGATATGcgaaaatgatattttctAAACTCCtggaaaatttcaacatgAAGATTGTAGTATTGTAAAGTGGCAAACAGGTGAATATAACGACTTCAAGATACAGTGGAGAATGTCTGCATTTGCAAACACATTACATACTGGTTTGGGGAACAATGGAATTGAAGTTTCCTTGAATTATATCACTGGGATTCCTAATCCAGATCATCTTCTTTGCTCAAACACATTGAAATTAGCTTTTAAATCGTTGCTTAAAAGAGATGTTCATACTAAACAAAAGTCAATCATCTCTTTGCTAGAatatatcaaagaaaattctTCTGAGCTTGATAATGATTTGGTTATTATCACTTGGATTCAAATGTATCCGAAACTCGCTATAGATGACTCTAGTAAAGTTAGAAGTTGTTCTCATCAGATTCAATCACAATTTGTACTAAGTCTTGGAAAGAAATACGCAAAGTATTTACGAGACACTATAGGTATTTGGCTCGCTGGGCTTTTTGATACCGATAGAGCAACTGCAAGAACTTGCAGGGAGTCCATATGTGATTCATTTGGGAACAATGAGGAAAAAGTTACAAATTTATGGAAAATTTTTATCACCCAGATAGTTCAATACTCGCATGAAGTTATAGTTTGTGAATCTAAAGATACTCTATCTGATGATAAGTTTAGtaccaaagaagaaatcgaaTCAAAGTATATTCGTGTCACCCAAGCCTCGATTTCTTTGCTAGTTAATGCATTGTCACACTCAGACAATATCGatattaatgaaaaaagcATTAGTATGATTACGCAGATATACAACAATGACTCCTTTCTTGACTTGTTTGGCTATAAAGATCTCAATCTGAAAAAAGCTGTGTTTATGGCTTCCAAGGCTTTAATCACATCAAAGCATTTGCCATCAATCATGGACAAAGCGTTATACAAGAAACTGTGCAAAGCGTTGATTAAGGGGATAAAACTTGACTCTAGTGTTAACGCATTATTATATGGGCCTGTTTTAGTCAACATGCTAGATACATTGGTGGTTGTCACATCTTATAATTCCGAGTTTTGGCTTAACGTAAGAAATGCTAAGTCAAAATTATTAGACCTTTTAAAGGTCGGTTCATTAAACAGCGAGCCTATATATTATGATGTCGTTGCAAAACTCTTAAAAATCTTACCTAATGAACTAGTTTCAATTACGAATTCGGAAACAATAGAACCATTCATTCTTACTCTGATTCAAAGTGTcgagaaggagaagagcACTGCCTTTCTAGAAAAAGGCTGGAAGGTTGTTATAAACCTAGTTGAATCTCTTCAAAGTGCAGGCTCCCTAACCGATTCCATTGTGGATACCTTTACAGCTGCGCTAGTTAAGCTAATGGATTCTCCTCGTATAATAGCACGCGGTATCATTGCTTTAATGCATGATATCAACTCGCTGTCAAGTGAAAACAAAGATGTGTTACTTGACATTAACTCGATTATTATGGACCATCTGCCTGATAAACAAATTGAGTTTAATGACAGTCATTATTTGGTTAAACATCAGTCACAATTTATAGAGTCTTTTGTCAATCTACTACTTCTGAATGGCTCAGATCTTGCAGATGTTTTACTAGCTAACGCGATTGAATCTTTGGGGGAGTATGATCCAAAAAGTTCTAACCCCACGTTAGCCTTCATTACTATAAATGTTTTCATTAAAAATGGTAGAGAGGAATTTGCCAGCGCAATTAACGAATTTATTAGAACAGTCTCTAAATATATCTCCAAAACATTTAAAGATTTGCCTTTGGAGACCCTTAAACTTTTCACCTCTTCAATCTACTCAGAGAAAGATCTGAATGTTTCGGTTGTCAACAGTATATTTACAAGATTAAAAGATTTGGACGCCGCTGATGAACTGCTTCCAGTCATTGCTAGTCTAAAAAATTTCAGCATACATGATTCCAAACAACTCAATATGTACCTTTTAGAGAATTCAAAATGTGTTAGTTCTAATGGAGGTAACTCTAGTGATACCTTGTATACCTTCTTGAATTCTGAAATCCTCTCGAATTTATTCAGGAATGAGAACTTTGTGAGTTTTGCGGATAATTGTGTAAAGAACTATCAAAATGACGTTTTCCTCAGTTTTTCCATCGAAAATTCAGATTTTGTGGAGAAGTTATTAGATacaattcttcaaagtgACGGaaccaaagaaacagaatATCAATGCGCTTCTAGTTTGCTTGCAAAGCTTGAGCAAAATATTGACAATATCCAATTTCGGAAAGCATATCTAGAATGCGTTATCAATTGTATAGAAAGATATGATGGTCGACCTGAAGCCGTTAGTACAAGACTTTCTaataatttgaaacttGAACTACTCAATGCTAATTTTGATACACAATTTGAAGAGTGCCTTACCACAAATCCAAATAAACTTCTCTCCATATCCAACTCACTGAATCTTGGCATGTActattttgttgataagTATGACTCTAATAGTGACATCGACCTTGAACAGGCTAAGCTATCTCTGAATAAAGCGACTTTCTATGCTAGTTTGATTGGCACAGCAGAAATCTCGGCGGAGAATTTGATGGTTCTTCTCCTTATTTCTGAATACGCATCTGACATCTTGTTTTTGGAATATTCATATACTTCACAGTATCAAGAAAAGTTGATGGATTTTCAGGTTGCAGTAAAGGCTACATTTAGTAAACTCTTTTCTTCGGTGAGCTACACAGAAGTCGTCAGCAGCTTGGCCACCGGCCAGAGTGACATTACACTATTGCAATGTCTTTTAAATCTGCTACAATCCACAAATAGACTTAAGGCATACTATACTCATAGAATTATCAAACTTTTACtagaggaaaaaattgaatcaatGGGCATGAAATCTTTTGAACTGTTACCTAtaaatgatttggaaaataagCCTACAATTTTGTATGCATTGTTAAATTCAGCTAATCACTTCTTAACTGTTTCATGTTTGGACCATGTTAGAAATAAGACAATCGCTAATTTAATTTCAATCAGAAAGTCCGAAGAAATAGTTTCAGACGGTTTGAAGGATCTAATTCTCTTGAATAGCTTCAtggatattgatgatgatgttgatattcCAGAGAGTTTCTGTATGGCACCCCCTCAAAGGTTCATGATCCTATTAGGTACATTTGAATATTGGATGGACAGTGATGTTGCATatgaagaaaactttaaGCCCCTTAGAATAGCATTAATGCAGTTTGTCCAAAACTATATTAAAAGCATATACTATGTATGTGACTCAAAATATCCAACTAATTTTATCACTAAGGTTTTTAAACTGGGGTTGAGACTTGTCTCGGAAAATATAAACTTAGTAAACTCTGATGATCAGGTATCGATTGACGTTTTGTTCCATTCTCTGCAtcttttgttgttgctttCAAAATACAAGCAGGATATTGAGGATTGGGAGGATGAAATTTCGGATATTGAAACTGAAACAATTGAGCTGTTTTTCAAGGTGTCAAGAGTAGAACAGGTCAATCTTCCGCTAATTTCTCTCTGTGAACAATTTTCGCTCGTGCTACTTAGTTTTAACAACAATTCGTTGAACTCACACTATGGAAAgctttttgatttgatgaataGCAAAAATATTAATATTCAGCGTACTGCTGCATCCTTGCTTCATCAAATAATACCTGATAATCAGGACcaacttgttgttgagTTTTTGTTATCCAAAAAGAAGGCCAATGAGGAAGGGGTTTCCGACGTCCATCTCCCAAACTCTTTGTTACAACATGTTCGAGTTCCATTAATCGATTATATCGAATATGAGGAACCATGGAAGGTGTATCAGTATTTATGGAGCTGGTACTTGATAATGGACCATTTCAAGAATATAACCCAACAAATGAGGCAAGATTATATTAGTGAGTTAACTGAAAGTACTCttattgaatttctcaattttgCTTTCAG
The Pichia kudriavzevii chromosome 2, complete sequence DNA segment above includes these coding regions:
- a CDS encoding uncharacterized protein (PKUD0B04470; similar to Saccharomyces cerevisiae YOL033W (MSE1); ancestral locus Anc_7.100) — protein: MIVRRTLHTSVARLGFNLRNLRKGKESEAEKTHLQHEHHDHEHSHHKHSPLLIQPNYPVRTRFAPSPTGYLHLGSLRTALYNYLLAKSTGGQFLLRLEDTDQNRLIQGAEQNIYDTLQWLNMCIDEGPTHPGPHSPYRQSERSHIYEKYSNELLSKGLAYRCFCSKERLDGLRDSARLLKPPTTVSYDRHCFNEISREESDERAQNGEPFTVRFKAPETYPEFTDLLHGTINLQPQINPIDRRFEDPVLMKSDGLPTYHFANVVDDHLMEITHVIRGEEWVASTPKHIALYDAFGWDKPNFIHIPLLTTVEGKKLSKRSGDIDIMSLKKKGYLPESLVNFSVLFGWNPKRKLGEKTSEIHSLSELEKIWSLSGLTKGSAKVDWKKLDYFNKHYLTEKLKDAKFFQSSVIECHTRICRTLNLTDLDIENVGKVLKMTYPSLITLNDFDSSKFHYFFIKPRYKREEVQKILKINDETLLKISNELVKRSNDLTHLNFNQVIKEILEELPMLKKKILFQALRYALSGPESGINLPIILELLGPEEVQARLDAFNDFLH
- a CDS encoding uncharacterized protein (PKUD0B04480; similar to Saccharomyces cerevisiae YOL032W (OPI10); ancestral locus Anc_7.99) — protein: MFASTVSNRPVAISQPISPQKQLIEFKGVPFKQLYHLSIFMLPNVQFNPEYTALIYYQVIPEGGVQNEITNDSGSVGSQVMNNDFKLLGFLNATKQSAIFKINPGNIEIASVYNIQDEGDIDMDSGISELEERETVTIVIGISIEPNQTAAQQLDCLKVTREATNNNNGTPLLKAPASSMMPLQQSEILTISNKIIGNAYNYLSSFTDARNYVNISKFNDWWDKFKTKMTNDPNYLQNLE
- a CDS encoding uncharacterized protein (PKUD0B04490; similar to Saccharomyces cerevisiae YFR028C (CDC14); ancestral locus Anc_1.349); protein product: MSEVPTIEFLKGKIYLVVSDEKPEDTDEFVYFTIEESLPYNNFNLDFGPLHVGHLYRFAVALHKILNEPRNKNKCVGFYSSNDSRQRTNAACILCCYMVLVQNWAPHQVLLPIAQIDPPFMPFRDAGYSHADFEVTIQDVVYGVWRAKERNLLDMRSFDLEEYEQYERVDQGDLNILANDFIPFASPKQSRPGAPLNTAFKSVLELFLEKNVQLVVRLNSHLYDKREFTKRGIQHVDMIFEDGTCPTMDFVQKFIGASETVINKGGKVAVHCKAGLGRTGCLIGAYLIYTHGFTASECIAYMRMIRPGMVVGPQQHWLYLHQNEFRDWRHTMVLDTIPDDFIGGLFPLISYEEYKKREAENENAGSEDSSDDQMNFKNDQLIRTPVRRRKVSSGLKIVHKAVPNASPGQPRKYRSLDNPVQPYANSDEEDAYTSTINQTCNQSAIEDKESDARSNTSSPFYKKTTTTTTTTTIAATGVTPVSPSSSRVYADSGTLKIGKQRKSMVHVTKPNARVVSSDKIIGGSGVRKSSSSSKKTLIQM
- a CDS encoding uncharacterized protein (PKUD0B04500; similar to Saccharomyces cerevisiae YMR247C (RKR1); ancestral locus Anc_8.799), which encodes MSAFANTLHTGLGNNGIEVSLNYITGIPNPDHLLCSNTLKLAFKSLLKRDVHTKQKSIISLLEYIKENSSELDNDLVIITWIQMYPKLAIDDSSKVRSCSHQIQSQFVLSLGKKYAKYLRDTIGIWLAGLFDTDRATARTCRESICDSFGNNEEKVTNLWKIFITQIVQYSHEVIVCESKDTLSDDKFSTKEEIESKYIRVTQASISLLVNALSHSDNIDINEKSISMITQIYNNDSFLDLFGYKDLNLKKAVFMASKALITSKHLPSIMDKALYKKLCKALIKGIKLDSSVNALLYGPVLVNMLDTLVVVTSYNSEFWLNVRNAKSKLLDLLKVGSLNSEPIYYDVVAKLLKILPNELVSITNSETIEPFILTLIQSVEKEKSTAFLEKGWKVVINLVESLQSAGSLTDSIVDTFTAALVKLMDSPRIIARGIIALMHDINSLSSENKDVLLDINSIIMDHLPDKQIEFNDSHYLVKHQSQFIESFVNLLLLNGSDLADVLLANAIESLGEYDPKSSNPTLAFITINVFIKNGREEFASAINEFIRTVSKYISKTFKDLPLETLKLFTSSIYSEKDLNVSVVNSIFTRLKDLDAADELLPVIASLKNFSIHDSKQLNMYLLENSKCVSSNGGNSSDTLYTFLNSEILSNLFRNENFVSFADNCVKNYQNDVFLSFSIENSDFVEKLLDTILQSDGTKETEYQCASSLLAKLEQNIDNIQFRKAYLECVINCIERYDGRPEAVSTRLSNNLKLELLNANFDTQFEECLTTNPNKLLSISNSLNLGMYYFVDKYDSNSDIDLEQAKLSLNKATFYASLIGTAEISAENLMVLLLISEYASDILFLEYSYTSQYQEKLMDFQVAVKATFSKLFSSVSYTEVVSSLATGQSDITLLQCLLNLLQSTNRLKAYYTHRIIKLLLEEKIESMGMKSFELLPINDLENKPTILYALLNSANHFLTVSCLDHVRNKTIANLISIRKSEEIVSDGLKDLILLNSFMDIDDDVDIPESFCMAPPQRFMILLGTFEYWMDSDVAYEENFKPLRIALMQFVQNYIKSIYYVCDSKYPTNFITKVFKLGLRLVSENINLVNSDDQVSIDVLFHSLHLLLLLSKYKQDIEDWEDEISDIETETIELFFKVSRVEQVNLPLISLCEQFSLVLLSFNNNSLNSHYGKLFDLMNSKNINIQRTAASLLHQIIPDNQDQLVVEFLLSKKKANEEGVSDVHLPNSLLQHVRVPLIDYIEYEEPWKVYQYLWSWYLIMDHFKNITQQMRQDYISELTESTLIEFLNFAFSELETNKFRLHEDEGNYVKNYSFDDNAELNYQEEIQKLLVNLVYEIMNNIGGTFAQNWFQSIKDKQFQQRVEKFITRFISPQLIGDILSTLANKNSVEDSEFKININKRFNEIKCLYHIDEQKMEISIVLPANYPLAQIAVNGISRIGVDEKKWKSWIMSAQYVINFQNGSILDAIKHFKDNVSANFENYEDCAICYSILNAVDHSTPNKVCPTCKHNFHSACLYRWFKSSGASTCPLCRSKFNFKKHS